The candidate division KSB1 bacterium sequence TATTGCCTGGCCCTGGATGGGATCGGAAAGCGAGACGAGGGCGTGCGGTACCTCACCCGCTGGGCCGCAGTACGAGCGATACAGCAGAGCCCAGGCGGTCAGGCCGCGATGTTCGAGTACCGAGTTGCCGACCGCGAGAACCCCGACCTCTACGGGCGCGTCGATAAACCCCAGTTTACGTGGGCAGCCGGCTGGTTCCTGTACGCGACCTATTGGCTGTACGGCGTGCGGGAACATGCCTGGAACGTGTATCTCGATCCTTGGCTTCCTGAGGGACAATCTCGTTTCGAGGCTACCGTCTGGATAAGAGGTCGGCCTGTGACCATTCGGGTCCTGGGAAAGGGCCCGCACGTCGAGAGGATCTTTTTCGACGGACGCCCCGAGCACACCCTCGTCTTACCCCTATCGCCGAGCCCACCTGAGGAGATCCGGATCGTCCTTGGCACAGTGCGCGAGCCTTACCTTCAGCACGCCACGGCGGCTGTCCGGTTCGCTCGGTGGATTTCCAAGCCGCACCGGGAGCTCCGGCTCTGCCTCGCCGCCTACCCGGGGCACCGAAGCGAAGCCGTGATCTTATCGCCGTGGCCGGCTCAGGCCGCCAAGCTCAATGGCTTGCCGGTGGACATCGAGACAACGGTTTTAGGAAAGGGAATCTACCGTCTCGTTGTCCGGAACGAGCAACGGACAGAATCAGACACCCTGGCCGTCCGCTTCTAAAAGAATATCTCATCGGGCGCAGTACCTGCTCAAGGCGCCCCGTTTTGCCGCCGCAAGGGGACGCGCGAGAACTTCTCCGTCTATCCCGTAGCTCCTGGGAGAGGGTAAAGCCTCGCGGTACCGAAGTTTTGGTTGAAGAGACCCACCTGAAAAGCCTGGCCGGGACGCAGTCACCAGCCGGGGGAAAGAGCCAAGAGAAAAGCGTGACGCGTCCCTTCAACTCGAAGCTATGGAATCCGGCCTCACGGCACAGACGGCGGAAGAAGTGTGGAGTCGATCTTTCCTCGTGGCCGAGAAGAGTGGAGACCCGTCCGCTGGATGTGGGCCGGAAGGAGGCGAGCTTAGCCGCCGCGAGCGTTTACCGCAGGGCACTAGAAACGAACCACGCCCATCGCCGGGCATTGGGGACGGAGAGGATAGCGACGCCGCCGCTCTTCAAGAGGTCATACCGGCCGCAGAGGACCGGTACGTGGTCCCGAATGTGTCCGAGGAGCCCAAAGGAGACGATGGCATCGAGGGCTCCGCGAAAAAGCGGCGGCTGCGCCGCGTCCCGCTGGAGCACGAAGTTCTCCGCCCTCGTTCGGGAAGTCTGGCCGTATGCTTCTGCCGTTGCCTTTGCAAGGAAATCGACGCCGAAGCACGTTGCGCCTTCCCTCACAGGGCAAAATACCCATCGGCGGGTGCCCAACACCCCGTGACCCGGCTGAACCCATCGGTCCAGGATCTGTTTGAGAGGAACCTCGTAGCCCTCGTGCCGATCATGCCCTGTGAGGAGCCTTTCGCGGACAGAGCAAGAAGGGCAAGCATAGCTTGTAGCGTTCCCGTCGTAAACACCTTGCTTCACCCCCATCCGATCCTTTCGCAGCTACCTTCTGGCACGGCCGAGTCGGCTCTTTTGACCCGCACGCCCCCTTTCGCCGCCCCTCTGCCATCCGCTCGAGGGTTGGCTCTAATGGCTTTGAGCCTTGGCCAGCCCGCGCGCCAGCTCCAGCTGTCGCGTCAGGACCTCTCGTGTCGGGCCTCCGGCAATGAAGTCCCACGGGAAATGGGTGTCCGGGGCCTTGTCCACGTAGACCAGGTTTTCGGTCTGTACCCCT is a genomic window containing:
- a CDS encoding class I SAM-dependent methyltransferase, which gives rise to MGVKQGVYDGNATSYACPSCSVRERLLTGHDRHEGYEVPLKQILDRWVQPGHGVLGTRRWVFCPVREGATCFGVDFLAKATAEAYGQTSRTRAENFVLQRDAAQPPLFRGALDAIVSFGLLGHIRDHVPVLCGRYDLLKSGGVAILSVPNARRWAWFVSSALR